A genome region from Roseofilum casamattae BLCC-M143 includes the following:
- a CDS encoding DUF4277 domain-containing protein — translation MSVEISNIDHLGLVAGIIDSIGMEGKINEILGEQRGEKISAGQVVKGMILNGLGLVSSPLYLF, via the coding sequence ATGTCAGTAGAAATAAGTAATATAGACCATTTAGGATTGGTAGCAGGCATCATTGATTCTATTGGAATGGAAGGAAAAATTAATGAAATCCTAGGTGAGCAAAGAGGGGAAAAAATCAGTGCCGGTCAAGTAGTCAAAGGGATGATCTTAAATGGACTAGGATTAGTGTCATCTCCTTTATATTTATTT